CGTTTTTCCAGGCTCCTCTTTCCCTCCACTTTATAATAGTAAAATAGGAATTCCTCATTTTGCTTTTCTATTTTGCAAGTTCGGTTGTTTTTCTTGATCTTCTTCCTGTAGAGGCCATGACTTCGGAATCTCATAATTTCCTCTGAAAAGGGTTGTTAACGGTGCCAAGAGAATTGCTTGGGTTGGAGCTTATGGTGAAAAGCAGTTgtattcttttgtttctttagttatcttgttgttgcatTGCTAAGGATTCTCCAAGTTCCCATGATTATTGCCAGTTTCCTCCCTCATCTCTCAGCAGACTCTTTGAAATCATCCTATCAAACCTCTGCAAGGAATGCTATATATGCAATTAAATGCTCAGCATAAGAAAGTAACAGATTGTTTACAAGCGAAATCTGGAATGCGGCTTATTTTCTACGATACACAGCTCAATTGAAAATGACCTTAGAATCCATAGTGCCAATAATGCAGCTGGTGTATGTATGGGGAATTTTGATGCATTGTAGTTCTAGACTCAGCAAGTGTTGCACATCTGGTACCATAGAATGAACGCTGCTCTTTTATCTGTTTTTCTTTGATGAGGTTTAGCTGATTAATTTTGTCTGATCTTGATAGAATTCTACCTCGAAAACTGTTGAACTTATAACTAGAATGTCAAACGACCCTGGAGATTGCTCAGTAGCTTTTGGTCTCGCAAATTTAAGTACGAGTTCTCAAAATCGAAAAACCGTGATAATACAAGTAAAGATCAATTAACTTGTGCACCAATTAGTTAGAAAAGTCTGTTGTGCACACTGATAACTACTTAAAAATCTAAACTTAACAGAAATCAAGGTAGCTCAAGTACTCTTCATTGATAACATAGTTTTCACTTTTCAGTCACGATTAGCACGAAAGATATGAACTTTAGCATCAAGATAACTGGACTTCATCTCCTTCATTAACTCTACCAGTATAACATCTCCTGCATTCAGATGGTTATCTTTTAGAAGTGGTGCAACTCCAACTGTTAACCTTCGCTCATCGGGCTTTCGCTCCCTGGGGAACCCGAGAAACCAAAAATCTTCACTTCCATCTTTAACCTGAGCTCTGATTTTTTTTCCGGGGGTAAACATGTGCATATCATTGAATGAAGTTGGTATTTGCTGCACATATATCATAAGAAAAACCCTTCATTACTTTGATGCACAAATGATTGTGCAGCATTAAACTAAAGCTGATTTAGTTCATTTGGTTCATGTGAGTTTATAGAGCAGCCCTTAAGGTTGGTCGGTCTGGACTCCGGAGATTTACTAATTCTTCACTCAGGCATTATTAACCATTTTGCACCAAATTATATGTTGAAGCAAGATCAAACTTACCAAGTATTTGCGTTTGATGTAAGCTGGTTGGAGAGCAAGTGTGAAAAAAGGATTTTCAGACTGGAACTCATCACCGATAAGAGTTGCTCTTTGTCGCATACCTCTCATTGCACTATCCTCGGCTTTACTCTTCAAATGagtatgtttcttcttcttcttcttctcaacaacTGCGACTGCTTCTTCCTCTGATGATGATGACAACAACGATGCAGATGATTCATCTTCATCTACATCCATATGCATTCAAATAACAATCTAAGCTAAAACAATTTTTTGAATAAGTAAAGACATGCACAAAATAAAATAGCAATAACCATATATACCAGTAGAAGCATGAACgtaataatcttcttcttcttcttcactgctctTGATTTCAGAGGATCCTCGGTGgtcatcactactatcatcatcatcatcatcagcaggatACTTTATTTCACAAGCACTTATGTCCAATATTATAACAAGGAACTGAGAATTTCCATGGTACTTGAACAGCAAAAGATGTCCAGCGCGTATAGAGTAGTACTCAAAAAATTGGTCTAGCCGACCAATCTGAAAGCTAACAGCACCATTGCCACCATTTGAATCTCTCTTCAACTGAACATCCCAGGTTAGACCATCTGGAACTCTGAGGGTTACATGGTGAGATAAATCAGCCCCATGTTTCGCGACGAACCTTGGCGGGATAATCTGCATATCAAGTTGATGAAGCTAATTAGCAGACAAATCACTTAGTTAAGCATTCATTAAGTAATACTGCTTACCAAATTTCCATCTTGAATTATGGCATTATGTATTATCTGGAAGAATTGAGGATGTCTACGACCGATCTCATTAGTTCCATCATCATCTgaaaattttgttgtttttgaggAGAAATGTTATactgaaaaaaaaaaccaagacAGAAAAATAAATGCAGGAGGGGCACATAAAAGTGCAGTCAAAAGCCAAAGCTCAACAACAGGGAGAACCAAGGCTATTACTAACAGAGATTGATAAAGTTACCAGCAGAAGCAACAAAGTTTCCCTGAGAGTTGGACAGATCTGTTCCGGGTGTTCTAGTTGCTCTTTGATTTCGAGTGATCGCCATTTTGATTTGTGATATGAGAAGAACTTTCAGATGTTTTGTTGTATGAGGTCTGGTTTGATGAAGTGAGGTTTTACTAGCGATGTCTTTTGTTAGAACAGAATTATAAGCTGTTCTTTTGAGGAACTCAAGTTAACATCCAGTATCTATGGTCCTAGATTATAAAAATGAATGCATTCAAGTTCTTAGATTTATGTGTTTGCTGATTAAGAAAGGGTTTTTAATTTTCATCAGAAACTGAACGTGGGAGGACCTCAGCTCCATGCAGAACAAGCTTATGTGTTTCTTGATTAAAGTAGATAAAATGTCATGCTCAAAAAGGACCACCGCCATCCCTCCCTCCCTCCTCCATTCTTCCTACCTTGGTTGATTTTGACTTGGATATTAAATTTTTGAAAAAGAACAAAACTAGCTAGTTTCCCATGTACAGTGTGGGGGATATCAAAGCAATTCACGTGATAGATAGCAATGTGCATCTACCACACAAATCACTATTAATCTGTGTCAATTTTGCATGAACCGTTTTCTGGGCATAACCCCATCTTGTTTACAAGGCTATGTCAAGCATGCTTCATGGCAGTGGTATTGTTCAGTAAAGATCTTGTTTTCTGGCCAGTTTATGGTGAATTTTGCTGCGTTGTAGTTCTAGGCTCAGTAACTGTTGAAGATATGCTGCCATAGAATTAGCGCGCTGCAACTTCTTATCGGTTGTTCTTTGACAAGGTTTAGCTGACTAATTTTATCTGAACTTGTCAAGAATGTCAAACAACCAAATGATCGTGGAGATTCACCATAATCACCTATGGCTTTCGGTCTAGCAAGTATATAAGCATGCATTTTTAAAATCGAAAAACCGTGACAATACAAGATCAATTAACTTGCGCAACAAATAGTTAGAAAAGTATGTTGTTGTGCACACTTGTAACAACTGAAACATTTATACTTAAATGGAAATCGAGGTAGTTTAAGTCTTCTTGATCACACAGTACGTTTTCAGGAACGAAAGATGTGAACTTTAGCATCAAGGTAATCGGACTTCTTCTCCTTCATTAGCTCTACGACTATAACATCTCCTACATCCAAATCATTATCTTTTAGAAGTGATGAAACTCCAACAGTCAACCTTCGCTTCTTAGGGAGTCCGAGTATCcaaaatcttccatcttcaccCTCAGCTTTGATTTTCTTTCCACGGGTAAACATGTGCATCTCGTCAAATGAAACTGGTATTTGCTGCACATAAAGAAAAGCCCTTAATTACTTAATACACAAATGATTGTGCTGCTTGCACCAAATTATAATGTTGGCACAAGATCGACTCACCAAGTATTTGCGTTTGATATAAGCTGGTTGTAGAGCAATTGTGAAAAAAGGATTCACGGACTGGAATTCATCGCCGATGAGTTCTGCTCTTAGTCGTGTACTTCTCAATGCGCTATCCTCATCTTTAGTCCTCAAATGAATgcgcttcttcttgttcttcttctcagCAATtctgacttcttcttcttcctctgatGATGATGACAATGGTGATTCAGATGATTCATCTCCATCTTCATCTGCATGCATATGcagtttacgaactcaaataACAATCGAAACTAAAACAGTTATATATCTGAATAAGTAATAAAAACATGCACCAGTGGAAGCATGAACgtaataatcttcttcttcttcgtcactgCTCTTGATTTCAGTGGATCCTCCTTCAAGGCTGTggtcatcactactatcctcatcatcaacagCAGGATACTCTATTTCACAAGCACTCATGTCCAATATTATAACTTGGAACTGTGAATCTTCATGGTATTTGAACAGCAAAAGATGTCCAGCGCTTATAGAGTAGTACTCAATAAATGGGACTAACCGACCAATTTGAAAGCCATTTGAGTCTCTCTTCAACTTAACATCCCAGGTTAGACCATCCGGAACTTTGAGGGTTGCATTCTGAGATAAATCATCCCCATGTTTCGCGACGAACTCTGGCGGGATAATCTGCATATCAAGTTGATCATGAAGCTAATTAGCTGACAAAAAACACTTAGCTTAGTATTAATCATTAAGTAATACTACTTACCAAATATCCATCTTGGATTATGGCATTATGCATTATCTGGAAGAATTGAGGCCATCTACGACCGATCTCATTAGTTCCATCATCATCTGGAAGAAGTGTTTATTAAGACCCGATTTTCATTAACAATATAAGTGTGGATATGAAATATTAACAGTAAAAAGACTGAACTCCATGCCTCTCCAGTACTCTAAACTAAGAGAAACCAAATCGAAAAGAAAAACCATATATACGCTGTATTACTAAGAGATTGGATATTCATCAACTTACCAGCAGAAGCGACACAGTTTCCATGAGAGTTAAACTGATTTCTTCTGGGTGTTGTAGATGCTTTTTGATTTCGAGTGATTTCCATTTTGATTTGTTCTATGAAAAGAACTTTCAGATCTTTTTGTAGAGGGTGTGGAAGAAGAAATAGGTTTTTACTAGTGATCACTTCTTGTAAGAACAGAAAAGAAACTCCTTCACTACTTTGAGTTGAACTTCAAATGAGAAGAGAAAGATTGTACATATAGATGGATAGAGGGGAGGCTAGCTAGCTAGATATTGCAGCTAGTCTATTTCTGCGTCtgtgtgtgtgagagagagagaggtgtaaattttcatgtttttttttttttttttgcgtggtCCATGGACAGAAACGGTTAACTGTGATCTTCATGTTCTCCTTAAGGAACTCAAGTTAAGATCCAGTATCTATGGTCCCTAGATTATAAAATGAACGCATTCTTCAAGTTCTTAGATTTGTGTGTTTGCTGATTAAGGAAGGGTTTCAATTTTCTTCAGAAACAGTACGTTGGAGGACCTCAGCTACATATACTGAACCAGGGTACAGCTAATAATGTCAGTATCTCAACATCACTTTGCATCTTTATTTCCTTGGTTTTGGTTGTAGTAGTGCTACTCTGCTaggaatttgaaatttgaaattttcACTAGCATGCATGAATTTACATGCAGACCAAAGCTTATGGTTTGTTGACAGAAGTAGATGAAACGTCATGCTCAGAAGGTTAAATTGGAGTAGATAAATggtcttaataaaaaaaaaattgggtaaaTAAAAAGGACCACCATGACCACTCTCAATATACAGAGTAAAGAGTGCATCAGAGCATTTGACCTGTTAGATGGCGACATGCCGCATTTACCAAAAGACCATTCCTAAAACAAGTAGTGCCCTCGAGTAATATAAGTGGTGCCAACATAATTTCTCACCTGGGCTTAGAAATCCTAAAATCCATCTATTAAGGCCCATAAACAACTCCAACAGGCAATAAGAAGTGATTTCTCACATGGTTTCGGACTCGGTTAGCAGCTCTCAGTCTACAGAGAAAACCAGAGAGAAGAGGGGAAAATTGAGAGAAAATGTTGAAGTTTCTATCAAAAGTGAGGATTGAGTTCAATGCATTAGACCCAAGGACAGCAGCATGTATGGAA
This is a stretch of genomic DNA from Papaver somniferum cultivar HN1 chromosome 1, ASM357369v1, whole genome shotgun sequence. It encodes these proteins:
- the LOC113329993 gene encoding B3 domain-containing transcription factor VRN1-like, with product MAITRNQRATRTPGTDLSNSQGNFVASADDDGTNEIGRRHPQFFQIIHNAIIQDGNLIIPPRFVAKHGADLSHHVTLRVPDGLTWDVQLKRDSNGGNGAVSFQIGRLDQFFEYYSIRAGHLLLFKYHGNSQFLVIILDISACEIKYPADDDDDDSSDDHRGSSEIKSSEEEEEDYYVHASTDEDESSASLLSSSSEEEAVAVVEKKKKKKHTHLKSKAEDSAMRGMRQRATLIGDEFQSENPFFTLALQPAYIKRKYLQIPTSFNDMHMFTPGKKIRAQVKDGSEDFWFLGFPRERKPDERRLTVGVAPLLKDNHLNAGDVILVELMKEMKSSYLDAKVHIFRANRD
- the LOC113330002 gene encoding putative B3 domain-containing protein Os03g0621600, coding for MEITRNQKASTTPRRNQFNSHGNCVASADDDGTNEIGRRWPQFFQIMHNAIIQDGYLIIPPEFVAKHGDDLSQNATLKVPDGLTWDVKLKRDSNGFQIGRLVPFIEYYSISAGHLLLFKYHEDSQFQVIILDMSACEIEYPAVDDEDSSDDHSLEGGSTEIKSSDEEEEDYYVHASTDEDGDESSESPLSSSSEEEEEVRIAEKKNKKKRIHLRTKDEDSALRSTRLRAELIGDEFQSVNPFFTIALQPAYIKRKYLQIPVSFDEMHMFTRGKKIKAEGEDGRFWILGLPKKRRLTVGVSSLLKDNDLDVGDVIVVELMKEKKSDYLDAKVHIFRS